A single genomic interval of Nitrospirota bacterium harbors:
- a CDS encoding EamA family transporter, with the protein MSKPSETAAHAALISAAVLWGGSIVAQKMALTSFSAVEASVLRDLGGLAILLPLWWWQEGRLAQLSRRDGWMLALLGLGVLGNHLLILFGLRYIGGAAAGVIIGASPVVTALLSSVLIQDVPLRAVWAGALLSFAGVGLVSVAGFRSVGEQPLVGGVLVFLGVASWAL; encoded by the coding sequence ATGAGTAAACCATCTGAGACAGCGGCCCATGCCGCGCTGATTTCGGCTGCGGTCCTGTGGGGCGGGTCGATCGTCGCGCAGAAGATGGCGTTGACCTCCTTCTCGGCGGTCGAGGCGTCGGTCCTGCGCGATCTCGGAGGGTTGGCGATCCTCCTGCCTTTGTGGTGGTGGCAGGAAGGGAGGCTGGCTCAGCTCAGCCGTCGCGACGGCTGGATGCTTGCGCTCCTCGGCCTTGGCGTTCTGGGCAATCACTTGTTGATCCTCTTCGGTCTCCGGTATATCGGCGGGGCCGCCGCCGGCGTCATCATCGGCGCGAGCCCCGTAGTGACCGCGCTCCTGTCTTCGGTGCTGATTCAGGATGTGCCGTTGCGCGCGGTCTGGGCCGGCGCTCTGCTGTCCTTTGCCGGGGTGGGATTGGTGTCGGTTGCCGGGTTCCGCAGCGTCGGAGAGCAACCCTTGGTCGGCGGGGTCCTGGTGTTTCTCGGCGTGGCGAGTTGGGCGCTC